The following are encoded in a window of Lacinutrix sp. WUR7 genomic DNA:
- a CDS encoding head GIN domain-containing protein — protein sequence MTTLAKIIITLLISLLFTSCNFDVNFNNGINGTGNVSTENRNIEGTFTSIKVSHGLDLYLTQGEAISLTVEADQNLHELIKTEVENGTLKIYADKNIGNADSKKIRLSFKDISSIKSTSGSDVFSVNTITTNHLELSTTSGSDMDLDINVETLDCKSTSGSDLVLRGTANSLTAHATSGSDIEAQNLITNSSKVKATSGAGITVNTKKELYAKATSGGDISYYGDPVFIEKSDGVSGSIRKQ from the coding sequence ATGACCACACTAGCCAAAATCATTATAACACTGCTTATCAGCTTGTTATTTACATCTTGTAATTTTGATGTTAATTTTAACAACGGAATTAACGGAACAGGAAACGTTTCTACAGAAAATAGAAACATTGAAGGTACTTTTACGTCAATAAAAGTCAGTCACGGATTAGACCTTTATTTAACCCAAGGCGAAGCTATTTCATTAACTGTAGAAGCAGATCAAAATCTTCATGAACTTATTAAGACAGAAGTAGAAAACGGTACTTTAAAAATTTATGCCGATAAAAATATAGGTAATGCAGATTCTAAAAAAATCAGACTAAGCTTTAAAGATATTTCAAGTATTAAATCTACCAGCGGAAGTGATGTGTTTTCGGTAAATACTATTACTACAAATCATTTAGAATTGAGTACCACAAGCGGAAGTGATATGGATTTAGATATTAATGTAGAAACTTTAGATTGTAAATCTACAAGCGGAAGCGATTTAGTATTAAGAGGAACTGCAAACTCACTAACTGCGCATGCAACTAGCGGAAGCGATATTGAAGCACAAAACTTAATAACCAACTCGTCCAAGGTAAAAGCTACAAGTGGTGCAGGAATTACAGTAAACACAAAAAAGGAATTATACGCCAAAGCTACTAGTGGTGGAGACATTTCTTATTATGGCGATCCTGTATTTATAGAAAAAAGTGATGGTGTCTCTGGCAGTATCCGTAAACAATAA
- a CDS encoding PspC domain-containing protein, whose product MNKTVNINLAGIFFHIDEDAYTKLQRYLEAIKRSFTDSQGRSEIISDIEARIAELFNERVKHDKQVIGVKEVDDVITIMGQPEDYIVDDEIFEDEPKQHSSNRTASRKLFRDTDNSYVGGVSAGLSHYFGIDAIWIRLIWILLIFGAGTGVLLYILLWILVPEAKTTSDKLMMKGEPVNISNIEKKIKDGISTVSDVAKNVSDSVSDAAKNIDFKKKSNSLKSTSTSFFDTIGDIFMFFLKVAAKFIGIILIIIGASALIGLIIGMFTVGISDAINVPGFDIVDTANAAGTPVWLVSLLSLFAIGIPFFFIFYLGLKILINNLRSIGNIAKFSLLGLWLMAIIGLVVIGVTQATEHAFDATVNEKEEYNITAKDTLNIKMMDNNAYNKSMHRGGNSFYLAYGDNDEKIIYSSDIRLTIRSTEDSIATLHVEKNADGNSYQTAKERAENIIYKYALVNNTIQLDKYLTTDAENKFSDQEIELILYIPEGTVLKLNKNTRSFLNYYTSNNNLVTYKDAGHYFKILNDEATCLDCPKDDEEEDDYKIKINVNDEKGSINIHNDGVEIKTKDSNLKIDENGVRGNANDVKVHIDEDGIQIHSDDD is encoded by the coding sequence ATGAATAAAACAGTCAACATAAATTTAGCAGGTATATTTTTTCATATAGATGAAGATGCATATACAAAATTACAGCGCTATCTGGAGGCTATTAAACGTTCGTTTACAGACTCTCAAGGTCGTTCGGAAATCATTTCGGACATTGAAGCAAGAATTGCAGAACTTTTTAACGAGCGTGTTAAACACGACAAGCAAGTTATTGGTGTAAAAGAAGTAGACGATGTAATTACCATTATGGGACAACCAGAGGATTACATTGTAGACGATGAAATATTTGAAGACGAACCTAAGCAACACTCTAGTAACAGAACTGCTTCTAGAAAGCTTTTTAGAGATACAGACAACTCATATGTTGGTGGTGTTTCGGCTGGATTATCACATTATTTTGGTATCGACGCTATTTGGATTCGTTTAATATGGATTCTATTAATCTTTGGTGCAGGAACAGGAGTTTTATTATACATATTATTATGGATTTTAGTTCCGGAAGCAAAAACCACCAGTGATAAACTAATGATGAAAGGCGAGCCTGTTAACATTAGTAATATTGAAAAGAAAATTAAGGATGGTATTTCTACGGTTTCCGACGTTGCAAAAAACGTTTCCGACTCGGTTAGTGATGCTGCAAAAAATATAGACTTTAAAAAAAAAAGTAACTCCTTAAAATCAACATCCACATCGTTCTTTGACACTATTGGAGACATCTTTATGTTTTTCTTAAAAGTAGCAGCAAAATTTATAGGAATTATTCTTATCATCATTGGTGCTTCGGCATTAATAGGATTAATAATAGGTATGTTTACCGTTGGTATTTCTGATGCTATAAATGTTCCTGGATTTGATATTGTAGATACTGCAAATGCAGCAGGAACTCCAGTTTGGCTTGTTTCGCTTTTATCTTTATTCGCAATTGGTATTCCGTTTTTCTTTATCTTTTATTTAGGCTTAAAAATTCTAATTAACAACCTTAGATCGATTGGTAACATTGCAAAATTCTCGTTACTAGGTTTATGGTTAATGGCTATCATTGGATTAGTTGTCATTGGTGTTACGCAAGCTACAGAACATGCTTTTGATGCTACGGTGAATGAAAAAGAAGAGTACAACATCACTGCAAAGGACACCTTAAATATTAAAATGATGGACAATAATGCCTACAATAAAAGTATGCATAGAGGCGGAAACTCTTTTTACTTAGCCTATGGGGATAATGATGAAAAAATTATCTATTCTTCAGACATTAGACTAACCATTAGATCTACCGAAGATTCCATCGCTACTCTACATGTAGAAAAAAATGCAGATGGTAACAGTTATCAAACCGCTAAAGAACGTGCAGAAAACATAATTTATAAGTATGCACTAGTTAACAATACGATACAACTAGATAAGTATTTAACAACCGATGCTGAAAATAAATTTAGCGATCAAGAGATTGAATTAATCTTATATATCCCAGAAGGAACGGTTCTAAAATTAAACAAGAATACAAGGTCTTTTTTAAATTATTATACGTCCAACAACAACTTGGTGACCTATAAAGATGCTGGACATTATTTTAAAATACTTAATGACGAAGCAACTTGTTTAGATTGTCCGAAAGATGACGAAGAGGAAGACGACTATAAAATTAAAATAAATGTTAATGATGAAAAAGGAAGTATTAATATCCATAACGATGGTGTAGAAATTAAAACGAAAGATTCTAATCTAAAAATTGACGAAAATGGCGTTAGAGGAAATGCTAACGACGTAAAAGTACATATAGATGAAGATGGTATTCAAATACATTCAGACGACGATTAA
- the trxB gene encoding thioredoxin-disulfide reductase, which translates to MSDTIEKVKCLIIGSGPAGYTAAIYAARANMKPVLYQGTQPGGQLTTTNEVENFPGYPEGITGPAMMMELQAQAERFETDVRDGWVTKVDFSGDVHKVWINETKEIHCDTVIISTGASAKYLGLDSEQKYLKLGGGVSACAVCDGFFYRNQEVVIVGAGDSACEEAHYLSKLCKKVTMLVRRDEFRASKIMAARVANTENIEILFNTETEEVLGDGQVVTGVRVLNNKTNETTDIPATGFFVAIGHKPNTGIFKGFLDLDETGYIINAKPGTSKTNVDGVFVSGDAADHVYRQAITAAGTGCMAALDAERYLAAKDATFEVSTSNYN; encoded by the coding sequence ATGTCTGATACAATAGAAAAAGTAAAATGCTTAATAATAGGATCTGGTCCTGCTGGTTATACAGCAGCAATTTATGCAGCCAGAGCGAATATGAAACCTGTTTTATACCAAGGAACACAACCAGGAGGACAGTTAACTACAACAAATGAAGTAGAAAACTTTCCAGGTTACCCGGAAGGAATTACAGGACCAGCAATGATGATGGAGCTGCAAGCACAAGCAGAACGTTTTGAAACAGATGTACGTGATGGTTGGGTGACTAAAGTAGATTTCTCAGGAGATGTGCATAAAGTTTGGATAAACGAAACAAAAGAGATTCACTGTGATACGGTAATTATATCTACTGGAGCTTCAGCAAAATATCTAGGATTAGATTCGGAACAAAAATATTTAAAACTTGGAGGTGGCGTTTCTGCCTGTGCCGTTTGTGATGGTTTTTTCTACAGAAATCAAGAAGTAGTAATCGTTGGAGCTGGAGATAGCGCCTGTGAAGAAGCTCATTACTTATCTAAGCTTTGTAAAAAAGTTACTATGCTTGTAAGACGTGATGAATTTAGAGCTTCTAAAATCATGGCTGCTCGTGTGGCAAACACAGAAAATATTGAAATTTTATTCAATACAGAAACGGAAGAAGTTTTAGGTGACGGACAAGTAGTTACTGGCGTGCGAGTTTTAAATAATAAAACCAATGAAACTACAGATATTCCTGCAACAGGATTTTTTGTAGCCATTGGTCACAAACCAAATACAGGCATCTTTAAAGGATTCTTAGATTTAGATGAAACCGGTTATATTATTAATGCAAAACCAGGAACATCTAAAACAAATGTAGATGGTGTTTTTGTATCTGGTGATGCAGCAGATCATGTATACAGACAAGCAATTACAGCAGCAGGAACAGGTTGTATGGCAGCTTTAGATGCAGAACGTTATTTAGCAGCTAAAGATGCTACTTTTGAGGTTAGTACTTCAAATTATAACTAG
- a CDS encoding DUF4870 domain-containing protein, which yields MENNHQKNIATFIHLSTFSRFIIPLGNFIGPIILWVANKDKSEFIDAHGKQAINFQISILLYSIVIGLLTVPFFIFNIFKQIDFIDINVFENISINLDKPSPLLYIGGAFAGLAIIAFLLELVFIIKASLTARDGQLFNYPLTINFLK from the coding sequence ATGGAAAATAACCATCAAAAAAACATTGCAACTTTTATTCATTTATCTACCTTTTCTAGGTTTATTATTCCCTTAGGAAATTTTATTGGTCCGATAATACTTTGGGTTGCAAATAAGGATAAATCCGAATTTATAGATGCACATGGTAAGCAAGCAATTAATTTTCAGATTAGCATTTTACTATATAGTATTGTAATAGGATTGCTAACGGTTCCGTTTTTCATCTTTAATATTTTTAAACAAATCGACTTTATAGATATTAATGTTTTTGAAAATATTAGCATCAACCTAGACAAGCCTTCTCCCTTATTATATATAGGAGGCGCTTTTGCAGGATTAGCAATTATAGCTTTCTTATTAGAACTTGTTTTTATAATCAAAGCAAGTTTAACAGCAAGAGATGGCCAATTGTTTAATTACCCATTAACCATCAATTTTTTAAAATAA
- a CDS encoding TIGR00266 family protein: MTAHEIDYRIYGEEMQYVEIELDPQEGVVAESGSFMMMDDGIKMETIFGDGSKKDTGFLGKILGAGKRILTGESMFMTAFYNDLTGKRNVSFASPYPGKIIPIDLTEFGGKFICQKDAFLCAAKGVSIGVEFSKKLGRGLFGGEGFIMQKLEGDGMAFVHAGGTMARKELKSGETLRVDTGCIVGFDQTVNYDIEFVGGIKNTVFGGEGLFFAKLEGPGTVFVQSLPFSRLAGRVLASAPRTGGNSKGEGSILGGIGDLLDGDNRF; encoded by the coding sequence ATGACAGCACATGAAATAGATTATCGTATTTATGGAGAAGAAATGCAATACGTAGAAATTGAGTTAGATCCTCAAGAAGGCGTTGTTGCAGAATCTGGAAGTTTTATGATGATGGATGATGGTATTAAAATGGAAACCATTTTTGGTGATGGCTCGAAAAAAGATACCGGATTTCTTGGTAAGATTTTAGGCGCAGGGAAACGTATCCTTACAGGAGAAAGTATGTTTATGACTGCCTTTTATAATGATTTAACTGGTAAGCGTAATGTGAGTTTTGCATCTCCGTATCCAGGAAAAATTATCCCTATCGATTTAACCGAGTTTGGTGGGAAATTTATTTGCCAAAAAGATGCCTTTTTATGTGCAGCTAAAGGTGTAAGTATAGGAGTAGAGTTTTCTAAAAAACTTGGAAGAGGATTATTTGGTGGCGAAGGTTTTATCATGCAAAAATTAGAAGGTGATGGTATGGCATTTGTTCATGCTGGAGGTACCATGGCTAGAAAAGAACTAAAATCGGGAGAAACATTACGTGTTGATACTGGTTGTATTGTTGGTTTTGACCAAACCGTAAATTATGACATTGAGTTTGTTGGTGGTATAAAAAATACAGTCTTTGGTGGTGAAGGATTATTCTTTGCAAAGCTAGAAGGACCAGGAACTGTTTTTGTACAATCCTTACCTTTTAGCAGATTAGCAGGTAGAGTATTAGCTAGTGCACCAAGAACTGGAGGAAATAGTAAAGGAGAAGGTAGTATTCTTGGAGGAATTGGCGATTTACTAGATGGGGATAATAGGTTTTAG
- a CDS encoding arsenate reductase family protein, which yields MGIISKHKNKIKLYYSSNSSLGKQTLAYVTASKKDVLAIDLSKTKLTGTQWIEIAEALHTPLSSLVNQKHPYFTQNYTEKGIHLGNEDWIKVLHKNPEVLKGSILIVDNSFYLLETPTDFLKHMEPDTAALHPQKPHED from the coding sequence ATGGGAATAATATCAAAACATAAAAATAAGATTAAATTATATTACAGTTCTAATAGTTCTTTAGGGAAACAAACCTTAGCCTATGTTACTGCATCAAAAAAAGATGTTTTAGCTATTGATTTATCTAAAACAAAGCTAACAGGAACACAATGGATAGAGATTGCTGAAGCGCTTCATACTCCACTGTCTAGTTTGGTAAATCAAAAGCATCCGTATTTCACACAAAATTACACCGAAAAGGGCATCCATTTAGGTAATGAAGATTGGATTAAGGTTTTACATAAGAATCCGGAAGTACTTAAAGGATCTATATTAATAGTTGATAATTCATTTTATCTATTAGAAACGCCTACCGATTTCCTAAAACACATGGAACCAGATACTGCAGCATTACATCCTCAAAAACCACATGAAGATTAA
- a CDS encoding DUF1328 domain-containing protein → MLRYAIIFVILAIIAGIFGFGGISEGAASIAKILFYIFIVLFVVSLITGRKKI, encoded by the coding sequence ATGTTACGTTACGCAATCATTTTTGTCATTTTAGCAATAATCGCCGGAATTTTTGGTTTCGGAGGGATATCTGAAGGAGCAGCAAGTATAGCAAAAATTCTATTTTATATTTTTATAGTACTCTTTGTTGTGTCCTTAATTACAGGAAGAAAGAAAATTTAA
- a CDS encoding SOS response-associated peptidase family protein translates to MFYKLRNTASLKQIEQELNTPFAYPKLYRPIQVLNGFKEVSLPIITMEKPKIIDFSIWGLLPTDFEENWAVFQNISNTLNVDIQNINEKDPFLSEALNKRRCLIIVTGFYTTYISNGKIKSFHVFRKNNLPFCLAGIYNELADGFKTCSVLITTNTNSKANSIPSFSIKQPLVLKKKYFDYWLAEDNSFFDLKSLVKDLDTYTFESEVVDQKTLDLYAISNNQF, encoded by the coding sequence ATGTTTTATAAATTACGAAATACAGCTAGTTTAAAACAAATAGAGCAGGAACTTAATACACCATTTGCATATCCTAAATTATATAGGCCTATACAAGTGTTAAATGGTTTTAAAGAGGTTTCCTTACCAATTATCACCATGGAAAAGCCGAAGATTATCGATTTTTCTATTTGGGGATTATTACCTACTGATTTTGAAGAAAACTGGGCGGTTTTTCAAAATATATCTAATACCTTAAATGTGGATATTCAGAATATAAATGAAAAAGATCCATTTCTTTCGGAAGCTTTAAACAAAAGACGTTGCTTAATTATTGTTACCGGATTTTATACCACCTACATAAGTAACGGGAAAATTAAATCTTTTCATGTTTTTCGTAAAAATAACCTGCCTTTTTGCTTGGCTGGAATATATAATGAATTGGCCGATGGTTTTAAAACCTGCTCTGTTCTTATAACTACAAACACAAATTCTAAAGCTAATTCTATTCCAAGCTTTTCTATAAAACAACCTTTAGTGCTTAAGAAAAAATATTTCGATTATTGGTTGGCCGAAGATAATTCGTTTTTCGATTTAAAAAGTCTTGTAAAAGATTTAGATACGTATACGTTTGAATCTGAAGTTGTAGATCAAAAAACATTAGATCTTTATGCTATTTCTAATAACCAATTTTAA
- a CDS encoding PadR family transcriptional regulator gives MKIENTKAQMRKGVLEYCILSVLKDNDAYVAEILGTLKDAKLLVVEGTIYPLLTRLKNAGLLNYRWEESTSGPPRKYYGLTETGKLFLKELTTTWNELQNAVNIVTRQKTNEK, from the coding sequence ATGAAGATAGAAAACACAAAAGCACAAATGCGAAAAGGTGTTTTAGAATACTGCATATTATCTGTCTTAAAAGACAATGATGCCTATGTTGCAGAAATTCTTGGAACATTAAAAGACGCTAAATTGCTAGTAGTAGAAGGAACTATTTACCCTTTACTTACTAGATTAAAAAACGCTGGACTTCTTAATTACAGATGGGAAGAATCCACCTCAGGACCTCCAAGAAAATATTATGGTTTAACAGAAACAGGAAAACTTTTTCTTAAAGAATTAACCACTACTTGGAACGAATTACAAAACGCAGTGAATATAGTAACAAGACAAAAAACCAACGAAAAATGA
- a CDS encoding MbnP family protein produces MKLLKYTFTLLACAAITSCTSDDDNNNSEDLTGQTGEVTLKFDNGVGDQDFIFGTTYNKSNNESFQLENVKYIISNVQFTDSNGNTFMYPTEDNVFIVDEADGNNAGEIYVTLDDVDAADYVSVTFGVGIDQDRFALGADGQGDFLDEASDEGMMWSWASGYKFIKLDGTFSTSTLADEPLNVHMGSVGTALDNYREVTLAFPNTVLVRDDASPEVHIKADIAKVFDGATSVNFADGYDQVHTDANETPIIADNINTMFSVHHVHND; encoded by the coding sequence ATGAAATTATTAAAATATACATTTACGTTATTAGCATGCGCAGCAATTACTTCTTGTACCTCAGATGATGATAACAACAATTCAGAAGACTTAACAGGACAAACAGGCGAAGTAACTCTAAAGTTTGACAATGGGGTAGGAGATCAAGACTTTATCTTCGGAACAACCTATAACAAATCAAACAACGAATCTTTTCAACTAGAAAATGTAAAATACATTATTAGTAATGTACAATTTACAGATAGCAATGGAAATACTTTTATGTATCCTACTGAAGATAATGTGTTTATAGTAGATGAAGCCGATGGAAATAATGCAGGTGAAATCTATGTTACTTTAGACGATGTAGATGCTGCAGATTATGTTTCTGTAACCTTTGGTGTTGGTATAGACCAAGATCGTTTTGCGCTAGGTGCAGACGGACAAGGAGATTTTTTAGACGAAGCATCCGACGAAGGAATGATGTGGAGCTGGGCTTCCGGTTATAAATTTATTAAATTAGATGGTACATTCTCTACAAGTACACTTGCAGATGAGCCATTAAACGTACACATGGGAAGTGTAGGTACTGCATTAGATAATTACCGCGAAGTAACTTTAGCTTTTCCAAATACCGTGTTAGTAAGAGATGATGCTTCACCAGAAGTACATATTAAAGCAGATATCGCTAAAGTATTTGATGGAGCTACATCTGTAAACTTTGCAGATGGTTATGATCAAGTACATACCGATGCTAATGAAACGCCTATTATAGCAGATAACATAAATACGATGTTTTCTGTACACCACGTACACAACGATTAA
- a CDS encoding AI-2E family transporter, producing the protein MKQISHKVINQLFLLAIILSIASLILLEILPYFSGVLGAITIYVLLRMPMKKLVQKGWNKELAAIVLLILSFICILLPVTGIVFMLGNKVSNAAENSERVTNAIKLQLEKIENALGYNISSQIDASQVSSIVSEKLQSIAGSTFEVAIAIFIMYFLLFYMLTNRRKLRESLFAYIPLHKDNLKIIGEDVNVMVRSNALGIPLVAIAQGIVALIGFLIFGIENPFFWFVMVTIGSMIPFVGGMLGIIPAFILTYANGDAFQAWGILLYGLIIVGSTDNLIRLFVLKKLDNVHPLITLIGVIIGVPLFGFIGLIFGPLLLSLFLVMVRIYKKEYSEEI; encoded by the coding sequence ATGAAGCAAATTAGCCATAAAGTTATTAATCAGCTCTTCCTATTAGCTATCATACTGAGCATAGCAAGTCTTATTTTATTAGAAATACTGCCTTATTTTTCAGGAGTTTTAGGCGCCATAACCATTTATGTTTTATTACGTATGCCTATGAAAAAACTGGTACAGAAGGGTTGGAATAAAGAACTTGCTGCTATCGTTTTATTAATCTTATCGTTTATATGTATTTTATTACCTGTTACAGGAATAGTATTTATGTTAGGTAATAAAGTGAGTAATGCTGCCGAAAATTCAGAACGTGTTACCAATGCGATTAAATTACAGCTTGAAAAAATTGAAAATGCTTTAGGCTACAATATTAGTTCTCAAATAGATGCCTCTCAAGTCTCTAGCATCGTTTCTGAAAAACTACAAAGTATTGCAGGTAGTACTTTTGAAGTCGCTATTGCCATCTTCATTATGTATTTCTTACTTTTTTACATGTTAACAAATAGACGAAAATTAAGAGAAAGCCTGTTTGCATATATTCCTCTGCATAAAGACAATTTAAAAATTATTGGCGAAGATGTTAATGTTATGGTACGTTCTAATGCATTAGGAATCCCTTTAGTTGCTATCGCTCAAGGTATTGTTGCGCTTATTGGATTTTTAATTTTCGGAATAGAGAATCCGTTCTTCTGGTTTGTCATGGTAACCATAGGTTCTATGATTCCGTTTGTTGGCGGCATGCTAGGTATAATACCTGCGTTTATATTAACCTACGCTAATGGAGATGCTTTTCAAGCTTGGGGAATACTACTCTACGGACTAATTATTGTTGGTTCTACAGATAATTTAATTCGACTTTTTGTTCTAAAAAAACTAGACAATGTGCATCCTTTAATCACTTTAATTGGTGTTATTATTGGTGTGCCTTTATTTGGTTTTATCGGATTAATTTTTGGCCCGTTATTATTAAGCCTATTCCTGGTAATGGTTCGGATTTATAAAAAGGAATACAGCGAAGAAATATAA
- a CDS encoding DUF4442 domain-containing protein has protein sequence MKLTPGKINTFNLLKLPSVFFTGIRVKAIDDTSCTVSVKHRWINQNPFKSMFWAVQGMAAELTTGALMLMKIKESGKNISMLVANNNATFTKKATGRITFICTDGNKIDAAMKKAIETGEGQTIWMQSIGTNADGVEVSVFNFEWSIKVKSKK, from the coding sequence ATGAAGCTAACACCAGGAAAGATAAATACTTTCAATCTACTTAAACTACCTTCTGTTTTTTTTACAGGAATTCGCGTAAAAGCTATTGATGATACTTCTTGTACCGTATCTGTTAAGCATAGATGGATAAACCAAAACCCTTTTAAATCTATGTTTTGGGCGGTACAAGGGATGGCTGCCGAATTAACCACAGGAGCTTTAATGCTAATGAAAATTAAAGAAAGTGGAAAAAATATTTCGATGCTTGTCGCTAATAACAATGCTACTTTTACTAAAAAGGCAACCGGAAGGATAACCTTTATATGTACCGACGGGAATAAAATAGATGCTGCCATGAAAAAAGCTATAGAAACAGGAGAAGGACAAACTATCTGGATGCAATCAATAGGTACTAATGCCGATGGCGTTGAAGTTTCTGTATTTAATTTTGAGTGGTCTATTAAAGTGAAGAGTAAAAAATAA
- a CDS encoding GIN domain-containing protein codes for MFKKGLLTLCIAMLAVKGFAQEKVKGNKNVTTIETIIDDFNAITFGDKFEIELIQSDATSVEIETDENLHDIIQFSVKDSVLSFSTSAKIQSSKRLNIVVNITKSLRYIEVNDDAEVSAANTLKNDSLELKINDYAKAFLNIKNKKFTLTNNNRSTFGISSKSKLNIESDKVIIELNENSKTEALIETDSLKVEMYQGAYAKLEGDVEHAILNTINSSDFSAKNLTINTCNLIIEDSSDATIHVANELTLEASGTSDVNLYGDPKITINKFKGTTTLHKKEL; via the coding sequence ATGTTTAAAAAAGGACTCTTGACGCTATGTATTGCAATGCTTGCTGTAAAAGGATTTGCTCAAGAAAAAGTAAAAGGAAATAAAAATGTCACTACCATAGAAACTATAATAGACGATTTTAACGCGATTACTTTTGGTGATAAATTTGAAATAGAATTAATACAAAGTGATGCAACTTCCGTTGAAATTGAAACCGATGAAAACTTACATGATATCATTCAATTTTCGGTAAAAGATAGTGTGCTAAGTTTTAGTACTTCGGCAAAAATACAATCTAGTAAAAGATTAAATATCGTTGTAAACATTACAAAAAGTCTTCGTTATATAGAAGTAAATGATGATGCAGAAGTTAGTGCTGCTAATACGCTTAAAAATGATTCGTTAGAATTAAAAATTAACGACTATGCCAAAGCTTTTCTAAACATTAAAAACAAAAAATTCACCCTTACAAACAATAACAGATCGACTTTTGGTATCAGTTCAAAATCTAAGCTAAATATAGAAAGCGATAAGGTTATTATAGAACTAAATGAAAACAGTAAAACGGAAGCTTTAATTGAAACCGATAGTTTAAAAGTAGAAATGTACCAAGGTGCTTATGCTAAATTGGAAGGAGACGTGGAACACGCAATACTTAACACGATTAATTCTTCCGATTTTTCAGCAAAAAACTTAACCATAAACACGTGTAATTTAATTATTGAAGATTCTAGTGATGCTACAATTCATGTTGCAAATGAGTTAACTCTCGAAGCTTCTGGAACTAGCGATGTGAATCTTTATGGAGATCCAAAAATAACTATCAACAAATTTAAAGGTACTACTACATTGCACAAAAAGGAATTGTAA